GGGCTCGGCCGCCAGGGCCGCGATGATCTCCTCGCGCGAGAACGCCGTGCCCGGGTGCCTCGCGAGGTGGAGCAGGATGTCGTACTCGGTGCGCGTGAGGTGCGCCGGGACACCGCGCAGGGTGACCTCGCGCGACGCGGCGTCGATCCTCAACTCGCCGACCTCGATGACCGAGCGGTCGTCGGCACAGCCGGCGGCGCGGCGCAGGATCGCCTTGACGCGGCTGACGAGCTCGCGCGCCGAGAACGGCTTGGCGACGTAGTCGTCCGCCCCGAACTCGAGCCCGAGCACCCGGTCGACCTCGTCCGCGCGCGCCGACAGGATGATGATCGGGACGTTCGACGACGCGCGCAGGCCCCGCGCGACCTCGAGGCCGGAGCGGTCGGGCAGCGTCACGTCGAGGATGA
The window above is part of the Actinomycetota bacterium genome. Proteins encoded here:
- a CDS encoding response regulator transcription factor, translating into MNAQRILVVDAEAPSLKVVDRALTAEGFEVVTAADAASGEEAFATSRPDLVILDVTLPDRSGLEVARGLRASSNVPIIILSARADEVDRVLGLEFGADDYVAKPFSARELVSRVKAILRRAAGCADDRSVIEVGELRIDAASREVTLRGVPAHLTRTEYDILLHLARHPGTAFSREEIIAALAAEPAIADERAIDVHIHNIREKLEPDPRDPAYVLTVRGFGYRLRGQ